The Alphaproteobacteria bacterium sequence ATTTCTAATCCGCTGTCATCGGGTAAATTTAAATCCAGAAAACATATATCCGGTGGATATTGATAAAATAAATCCAGCCCCTCATGCACTGTGGCAGCAATCCATTTTTCGTGACCTATCAATGAATCCTGCGCCAAACGGCGATATGCGGGATCGTCATCAACCACAAGTACGCGTAGCTTCTCTGCATTTTTCATCGCCATACCTCACACTCTCTACCAGTTTAAGGTTGTTGCTTTTTTACCCGTTGTGGTGCTTTGCGCGTTAGTATGAAGAACGGCGAGCACACGGCTACCATTATGGGTAAATTTCAAGCTATCGAAGCTGATTTTATTGGCTAAAGCTATGCCGCGCCCATTAGGGTGTGTTGCCCGTGCTGGATCAATCTCCAGATAGCGCCACCATTCGAATCCTTCCCCTTCGTCAGAAATTTGCAAGTAAATGCCATCGGCTTTGCGCTGTATAATAACCTCCACTTTTTTGCCCGCAAATGCGGGTAGCTTTTGGCGTGCATCGACTGTTTGTCGCCATACGCCTGCGGTAACCAGTTCAGTTTTTTCATGATAGCTCACGCCTAAATTACCATGCTCCACAGCATTTATAAGCAACTCATTGATGCCTATAATGCTACGCTGTGGTTCGGGATAAGCCGTAGACAGTAATCGCGCTAATACTTCCACTTCACTCAATGTTTTGCAGGTAAAGCGGGCATTTTGCAAAATTTCCATTGCCATGCGCTGGCTATCCAACGCCTGTTGTTGCAACTTTGTTTGATCAAACTCACGGGTAGCAGCATCGATTAGCGAACACAGCAATTCAACATCCACGGGTTTATGCACACAATAATATACTCCGGCATTTACGCCCTCGCGCACTATTTCTGTGCCTTGGGATGCGGTAGCCATAATTACTGGAATAAATTCTGTATTCTTATTCTTTTTCATTAGCTCCACTACTTCAAGACCATCAATTCCAGGCATATTCAAATCCATCACCACCACCGAAATCAATGAACCAGATGCCTCAAGCGCCTTTAAAGCATCCTCACCACTTTCTGCTATTAGCACTCGGTATCCTTCAAGTTGCAGAACATGTTCCATATAGATCAGCGTGGAGTGCTCATCATCTACTACCAGAACAGTGGGTTTTGGGCTGGCTCCCACTACACTATGCGCCTGCTTAATGGCTGCGGGCTTTACATCTACCGGTGGTGCAGCGAGTACTCTATCTAGCATTATATTCTCCTGTTTTGTTTTATTATCGCTCTTGCATTGCCGTACTTACCGCCACATGAATTGGCTTAAGCAAATAATCCATCACCGTCTTAGTGCCCGTCATAATATCGGCCTCTACGGTCATGCCGGGCAAAATCAAATTACGTCTGGAATCTTCCCCCACATAGGGTTGCTGCAAAATGATTTTGGCGCGGTAGTAGGTTTTATTAAACTTGTCTACAAAGGTCATTGGGGAGATAGATTCTAACGTACCAGGCACCATGCCATAGCGCACGAAGTCATAGGAATGCACTTTTATTTGCACCGGCTGCCCCACCCGAACATGTCCTACATCCGTGGTAGAAACCTTGGCCTCTACTACCATTTGTTCATCCATCGGCACAATTTCCAACAGCTTCTCACCTGCGCCGAATACGCCGCCAATAGTGTGAACTTCAAGCCCTTTCACCAAGCCACGACGAGGCGAACGCACTTCTAGTCGTGCCACCCTCGCCTGTGTTTTTGCCGTCACTTCTTTTAGCTGTGCAATCTGACTTTCTATGTCATGCAGTTGTTGCGATGCCTGATCGTGATAATTCGCAGAAAGAGAGGCCAGACGTTGCTCGTATTCAGTAATGCCTTGCTTGGCACTTTTAATGTCCGAAACCACTTCAGCAAGCTGGCCGCGAATGATATTGGTATCTTCTTGCTGCGATAAATAACGAAACCGGTTTGCCAGCCCTTTTGCCAATAATGTACGCATGGCAGCCAGGCCTTCTTCTGCCAGTTTAAGGTTGCGCCCCAAAGTGCGTTGGCGCGTTTGCAAACTGCGTACGGTTTCTTTCTTTTGGTTGATCTGGCTGCGAATTACCTCTGCCTCCTTGTTACGGGCGGCCAGCATCGTGTCAAAATAACGCTGTTGATTTTTCATGGCGCTTGCATTCACATCACCCAAAAGCGCAAAATCAGGGTTGCGGTTATCTAAAAACGCCCGCAAACGCTCCGCTTCAATACGCAACCCCAGCAACTGCGCTTTGTTTTTTGCTAAATCTTCGGCAGCACCTGCGCCATTAAGGCTAATCAGCACTTGACCTTTTTCGACCATTTGCCCTTCTTTAACCAAAATATCTTTTACTATGCCGCCTTCGAGGTGCTGTACCACTTGCACATAGCCATTAGGTACAACATCACCTTCGGCGCGGGTTACCTCATCCACTTGCGTCGCCCCTGCCCAAGCAATAAAAGCAATAAGCGAAAGCGTGATAACCACAATAGAAAACTGCATTAAGCGCGGCACATATGGTTCATCCAATATACCTGTGCGACCCACATGCTTGAGTACAGGCTGTTTTATTGACATTTGAGTGCTCTCATTATCCTGAGAAGGAGTGTGGTTATGGTTCATGGTTGTTGCTCCTTTTGCATGGCGCCTAAAATTTGCTGGGGTGTGCCTACCAGCGGG is a genomic window containing:
- a CDS encoding response regulator — translated: MLDRVLAAPPVDVKPAAIKQAHSVVGASPKPTVLVVDDEHSTLIYMEHVLQLEGYRVLIAESGEDALKALEASGSLISVVVMDLNMPGIDGLEVVELMKKNKNTEFIPVIMATASQGTEIVREGVNAGVYYCVHKPVDVELLCSLIDAATREFDQTKLQQQALDSQRMAMEILQNARFTCKTLSEVEVLARLLSTAYPEPQRSIIGINELLINAVEHGNLGVSYHEKTELVTAGVWRQTVDARQKLPAFAGKKVEVIIQRKADGIYLQISDEGEGFEWWRYLEIDPARATHPNGRGIALANKISFDSLKFTHNGSRVLAVLHTNAQSTTTGKKATTLNW
- a CDS encoding HlyD family type I secretion periplasmic adaptor subunit, with the translated sequence MNHNHTPSQDNESTQMSIKQPVLKHVGRTGILDEPYVPRLMQFSIVVITLSLIAFIAWAGATQVDEVTRAEGDVVPNGYVQVVQHLEGGIVKDILVKEGQMVEKGQVLISLNGAGAAEDLAKNKAQLLGLRIEAERLRAFLDNRNPDFALLGDVNASAMKNQQRYFDTMLAARNKEAEVIRSQINQKKETVRSLQTRQRTLGRNLKLAEEGLAAMRTLLAKGLANRFRYLSQQEDTNIIRGQLAEVVSDIKSAKQGITEYEQRLASLSANYHDQASQQLHDIESQIAQLKEVTAKTQARVARLEVRSPRRGLVKGLEVHTIGGVFGAGEKLLEIVPMDEQMVVEAKVSTTDVGHVRVGQPVQIKVHSYDFVRYGMVPGTLESISPMTFVDKFNKTYYRAKIILQQPYVGEDSRRNLILPGMTVEADIMTGTKTVMDYLLKPIHVAVSTAMQER